The sequence CGATCTCCTTGCCTTGATTGTCACAACTtagattttaaataaaaaatttgtgaAGAATTCTTTAGATTTGAATACATGTCACGTACTGCCTCCCAAACATCTTTGGCAGTTGGTAAAAAGAGATGTGGTTTTCCAATAGCTGGCTCCATTGAGTTGATAAGCCAAGCAATTACCAGTGAGTTCTCTGACCTCCATGTTTTTAGATTAGGGTCATCTGCTGCTGGTTTGCTCACTTCTCCATTTAAATGACTGAGCTTGCCTCTGCCATCTATTGCTAGCTTCACAGACTAGGCCCACTCTAGGTAATTTTTTCCATTCAATTTGTGAATGGTAAGTTGAAAGGAAGAATGTGATGTTGAAAAATATGTACCACTGTTTACTACAGTAGTTTCAGATTGCACATTCTCTGTAGTCACTTCTGAGGAAGATGAAGTCTTGCTTGCCCCGATCATGGCAGTTTTTGCCATTAAAGCTTAAATGATAAAGaacctggctttgataccatgaaagTTTTTGAGAAGGAAAAGAACTTATCTTTCTTTTCTTAAATTAATAGAAGTTACAGGAGGTATTAATTTTCAAAGTAGTTCTGGTAGAAGTCTATTCTAATCTACTAGATTACATAAAAATAGGAGATGCAAAAAAATAGGAACAACTAATAGACTAACTCCCCTAACAAACTTATTCAAatcttaatttaaatttattagaaacaGAAACTAATTATCCTAATCTTCACTCTTCTAAATCCCTTAGATGATACTCCTTACGGTTATTTCTTGGTGGTGAGACTCCAGCGTTCCCTCCCTTCTTCTTATTCTATTCTATTTTCTTCTGCAAATGAAGACTTTATCAGTTTGTAGCCATTTGAGGAGAGGTGGTTATCATCGCAGTGGTACATGTGCTTGAATATTGAATTAGGTTCTATTTCATTAAGTTTGTTACATGATTACGTCATTTGTCTCCATTTAGTCCAAAAGGATAAAGAAGTAAGACAGGGACTTTTTGGATAAAATAGGAGCTGGGTGGATGAGATTGAGATGTCTCCTGCATGACCATCAAATACCACGAAATTCATATGCTCTTTTGAAAGAGCTAGCAATCAAttcatacctctctctctctccatctctctctctctctctctctctctctctctctctctctctctcaattaccTGCTTCTACCAACTGCTTGTGCTTCTATGCTGGCAGACTATTTGATGGAAATCAACTAACTGGGGAGATCCCATCCACACTAGGGCTTGTGCAAACTCTAGAGGTTCTGTGAGTGGCCCTCTAACCATATACTCATCTGTCCTCTTTTCTTGCTAGATTTTTGTTTCTACTTCTACTTACCTGAACTTTTATATATGTAATTGCTGCTTTTGCAACAGAGCTTCATAGGAATTCACTTGGAGATGTGTTGATTATTTGTCTCATTCCGCTCTCTCCTTGCCTAGATATTTGTTGATTTATAtaaattttatgtttttcttgTGGCATATATACTAAAGCAAGCTAAGCTGaatttgcttttttattttttttattttttgtccatCTAGACCAAATTGTTGATTTTCTTTGGCATATATACTAAAACAGCCATTTTTTTAGGTCATTTTGGCATATAGATCCATAAATTATGTCTTACTGATTTCAGATTAGGCTAACTAAAAATTATCGTTCAACACACTGTATTGTCGAAGCGGCTTCATCTATTAATGCTAATGTGGCATCTTCTTTGACAGGTGGCAGAGGGAAACTAGACGACTCTCCCTCCAACCGCACTCTTCAATTCCATTCCTTGTATGTGTACTTTTAAACTTCTAGCAAGTAGAATTCAAGTGTGAAAAAAAGCCCGAATTTTAATTGGTTTCAGTATATTTGGTGTAGGCTAAGTATATGGATATCACATTCATGTGTATGCATGACCATTGCTGTTGTATCTTATTAGGTATaagtagcttcttttttttttttttaatactaaaacaaaaaatctaagattcacAACTTGAATTGTCCTTTTACCATTGAACACAAGGACAACTTGAATCATTCTCTAATTGGGAACATACCctaagaagaaaaaaggaaaaagatttGATATGGTCACTGGCGATCAATTTCCTGAAGAAAGTATTTGTGATACATCTGATGCCAGGTTTACATCAGAACCATTCAGCATATGGCCAGTTGGTAATGAGGTGGGTACATTTATTGTCTGCAGTGGATTCAGAAAGCCaccaaaaagattttctttaaaGCTTGCAGATCCAAATGCATCCAGTCACTCAGATAATACGGTCATTGATGCAGAGATTAGAACATTCTCTGCAGCACTATTTGATGATTATGGAGGACTGGTGAGGGCTCTTAAATCAGCTTGAACATTAGTTTCTGAATGATGATTACACATCCTTTCTCATTAGTCTGCAGACTGAGATGTGAAATATGTGAATTATGTTGGTTAATTATTTCAATGACTGTTCAGCTTGATTTTGGCAGATGGTCTCATTGTTTAACATCTCTTTAACTGGCATTGGATTCGGTTTACGTGGAAGACCTGACTATTTGAATTCAACTGTGAACTTCTCATTGACTGCAAGATCATTCAATGATAAATATGATTCTAGGGAGCCCCTTGTTGAGCTAATGGATGGATTTCTAACGTGATCTTTCATACTGCATATTCAGGTATTCCATCATTAAAAAACAAAGGTTTATCTGAATCTGTCATTTGGTCCCATTCATGCATTACACAGGCTCTTTATGAAGTGTTGACCAATTCTTTCTTCCTGTATGTAAGCCCATATATCCTCAGTATGCATTTAGTAATGGTAGGATTCCCATCAATACTATTCATTCTAGATTGTTTAGAAGATAACTTCAGTTGTCTACCTGCCTGAAAAAAAGTGATAGCTTGGTAAAGGATCAGATGAAAGTTTGGCAGCATATCCTTATTGGCAATGATTGCTACTCTACCACTTGTTCAGCTTTTTTTCTTCCATGTTCTTCTCATAAAAAAAGGTAAAATATGAAATTATTTGTCagttatttttttaaatgctttAAATTCTTGC comes from Magnolia sinica isolate HGM2019 unplaced genomic scaffold, MsV1 ctg348, whole genome shotgun sequence and encodes:
- the LOC131236247 gene encoding uncharacterized protein LOC131236247 isoform X2 codes for the protein MVTGDQFPEESICDTSDARFTSEPFSIWPVGNEVGTFIVCSGFRKPPKRFSLKLADPNASSHSDNTVIDAEIRTFSAALFDDYGGLMSCYWHGNLQTSGVRNASNINGGSVLFGFNRFSRPVGIPGWPFCQNFCQC